The segment ATCACTCAGGACCGCAACCTTGTACCCGGCGGCTCTCAGCTTGTCCACATACTCGAACATCCAGGGGCGCAGGATGAATCGGGATAACAATTCATGGCGTAACTCGGCATCAGTTCCTTCAAGCCCGGTCTGAGTCCTGAGCCGTACCCAGAATTCCTGTTCGTCGATGCGTCCCTCGGCGTAACCGCCTTCTCGTGCCAAATCCACCGCGGTTTCAGAGAGCAAGGTAAAATCGATGTTCTGAGCCTCGGACAAGGCCCGAAATCCATCAAAAAAGCCCTCTTCTGCCAAAACTCCACCAAAATCGAATATCACGGCATCCACTTGTCGCGCACCGGGATCATTGTGTTTCTTTTCCATCTCTCCATCTTACCCCGGCCCAAGGGCAACGTCCAGAACTCAGGCAAACAATCTGATTATTCCAGTGATTAAAACAATCTCAGTGAACTATACATGGTCTTGGGCAGATATCCGCACCTCCACCATCAACGCTTCAGAACAATAGAATCACTGCCGAAGACCACCACAGGTTGCTGTTGCCAAATCCCTGGGGTACATAACCAATATGGATCCCATTACACATATAGCCTCTGGCGCATTAGCCGGTCGCCTACTCCACAGCCGGTTCGGCACCCGACTGGCGTATGCCCTGTGCATTCTGGCGGCATGGCTCCCCGACATCGACAACTTCGTGGGTCTAAGCCCTGAAGACTATCTGCTCCACCACCGGGGTATCACTCATTCTCTGGTAGGCATCTCAGCCCAGGCCCTGATCCTGACAGCACTCTTCTGGTTATTGCACAAAGCCTTCAAACCAATGAAGACGTTCATCGTCTCCCTCTCGCTGCTTGCCCTCCACCTCTGGCTCGATGTGGTCACCACCTACGGCACCCAGTTGATGGCCCCTTTTTCCAAAGTCCGCTACGATTGGGGCGCTGTTTTCATTATCGATCCCTTCCTGACCCTGACGGCGCTGGGGCTGTTCGTCTGGTCCTTGCGCTCGCGCGAACACGGTAGGCGCATTGCCACCCTTGGCCTGGCCTTCATGCTGCTTTATCCCGTCGCCACTCACAGCGTACGTGGGCTGGTGGAGGATTCAATGCCGCAGGTCCTGGCCGAAAACGGTATCCAGGCCGAATCGATCACCGTCAGCACGGACCTGCTGTCCCCCATTTTCTGGAAAATCATTGTGGAAGACGGAGATCGCCTGCGCATCGGCTCGGTCAGTGCCATTCCGGCCCTGCACTCGAGCATAGAATTTGCCGAATTCACCAAAGCCGACCCGACGCTCCTGTCCAGACTGGGACAGGAAGCCTCGTTCTTCGCCACATGGGACTGGTTCGCCAAATGGCCTACCATGAAAATCACTCTCCGCCCCGACGGTGGACGTGATGTGGAATTCCTGGACGCCCGATTCTATAGCCACGGCCCCATTGCCCGTCGTTACATGGACATCAGCCAGGTGCCTTTTACTCTGACAGCCGTCCTCGGTACCGACGAGACCCTGACCCGATTCCGCTACAACCACCACGGCCAGGTCATCGCCTACGCCGTCACGAACTAAACCATCATGCTCTGGTTCAGCCTTGCGTTCCTGACCGCACTTTTCTCGGCCACGGAAGCGGCCTATCTCAAGCGCTCGTTCCCCGATCTCAACCCGTTCGAGGCAGCACTATTGCCCTCGGTCTACTCCATTCCGCTGTTCGCAACCCTGCTCATCTTCATCGAAATTCCCGACCTCTCCCCAGAGTTCTGGCCCACCTTTAGCCTGCTGTTGCCCATCAACATCGCCGGAGTGCTGTTGTACTTCCGGGGCATCAACCTCTCGCCCCTGTCCCTGACACTGCCGTACTTGGCCTTCACGCCTGCTTTTGCCCTGGTCACAGGCTATTTCATCCTGGGAGAAGTACCGAATGCATGGGGTGCTTCCGGAGTGCTTTTCATCGTTCTCGGCAGCTATGTTCTAAATCTGGAGGCCAAACAGATTGGTGGCTGGCTGGCCCCCTTCAAGGCCATCACAGCCGAACCGGGAACGCGTGCCATGCTGGGGGCGGCTCTGGTCTATGCCTTCAGTGCCGTTCTCGGAAAAAAGGGCATCATCGAATCCGACCCCCTGTTCTTTGGCTGCACCTTTTTCATTGCCCAAGGACTGATCATGCTCATTACTCTGCCGTTGTTGGGCAAAGCACGACTCTCGGCTCTCCGCATAGCTCCAGCCAAGGGCATGATTCTAGGCATTCTGGTTTTCATTCACATCATCTGCCACTGTCTGGCCATGTCCATGGTCAAAGCCGCCTATATGATCGCCATCAAACGGCTCAACGCCGTGTTCGGAGTGCTGCTGGGTGGGCTGTGGCTCAAGGAAACGGGCATGGGCGCCAAACTCGCCGGAGCCTCCATGATGTTCGCAGGAGCCACAGTTATTGGCCTTTTAGGAAAGTAGCCTTCCTCCTTTCTGAAACAAAAATTCAAACAATGTTTTATCTCCTTGACAACCCCCACTTCGAGGCATAGTTAGTCACAAAAAGATAGCAAGCTAATAGATAGGCTGGCATCTTTGTTTAAAACAAGGGGTTTCAAACAATGCACAATGGACTGAAATTACTAATTATCTTCCTCATCATCCCACTCTTTGCGGCTGGTTGTACCGACAAGGACGCCAAAGGGCATGCGGGAACAGCACCGCCGCCCCCGCTGGTCAAAGCTATTACGGTCACCAAAGCCGATGTGCCTCTGGACGTCGAATATGCAGCCCAGGTGGACGGTTCCCGCGAGGTCGAAGTCCGCGCTCAGGTCAGCGGCATCCTGCTGGAACGCACCTATCGCGAAGGATCCTTTGTTCAGGAAGGCGACATCCTGTTCCGCATTGATCCGAACACGTATCACGCGGCTCTGGAGCAGGCTCGAGGTGCACTGCAACAGCAGGAAGCAAACCTGGAACTGGCACGTCTGTATCGGGACAGGACCCTGTCCATCTATAAGCAAGGCGCTGTCAGCACCCACGAACGCGACGACGCCGAGGCAAAATATGAAGCCGCTCTGGCAACGGTCCGCACCGCACGCGGCAGCGTGGAAACAGCGGAGCTCAACTTGGGCTATACCGAAGTTCGTGCTCCCATCTCGGGAATCACCAGCAGGGAAACCCGCTCCGAAGGCAGTTTGATCACTCTGGACGCCTCCGGCAGTCTCCTGACCACCGTCACAAGGTTGGACCCGGTATACGTCAATTTCTCCGTACCCGGCACCGAAGTACTGAAACGCAAACGTCAGCTCGCCGATGGCCAGATCAGTGCGCCCAAGGACGGACCTGTCGTTCGCCTGCGGCTGTCCGATGGCAATCTCTATAAGCAAATCGGACACATCAACTTTATGGATCGCCATGAAGACCCGCAAACCGGAGCCGTACGCGTACGTGCCGAGGTGCCCAACCCCGACGGAATGATCCTGCCTGGCAGTTTTGCACGCGCGGTCATGCAGGGCATGACCCTCAAGGATGCTGTGGTCATTCCTCAGCGCGCGGTACTTTTCACCAAAAACGCTACTATCGTATATATTCTGGATGAAACCAACGTCGCCCAGCCTCGTCATGTGGTTATCGGCGAGACCATCGGCGACGGCTTCCAGATTCTCAGTGGATTGTCTGGTGGCGAGCGCATCATTTCCGATGGCGTAATCAAGGTCCGTCCCGGCGTCACAGTGACCGTGTCCAAGACCGAAGTCGCTGAAGCTGGCCAGGGGAGCGCCCAGTAATGATCTCAAGATTCTTCATTCACAGGCCCATCTTCGCCACGGTCATCTCGCTGCTGATCTCACTGGCGGGAATCATGGCGATGACCACGCTGCCTATTGCCGAATTTCCGGAAATCGTTCCACCCGAAGTCGAAGTCAAAGCGTATTATCCCGGAGCCAGCGCCGAGGTTATTTCCCAGAACGTCGCCGCACCTCTGGAACAGGAGATCAACGGCGTCGACAACATGCTGTACATGCGCTCCACAAGCGCCAGTGACGGCACCCTAAAAGTCACCGTCACCTTTGCCGTGGGCACGGACCCGGACCAGAACACCATCAACGTCAATAACCGGGTTCAAGCCGCCACCAGCTCTCTGCCCACCGAGGTGACTCGCCAAGGCGTCACCGT is part of the Desulfovibrio ferrophilus genome and harbors:
- a CDS encoding HAD family hydrolase encodes the protein MEKKHNDPGARQVDAVIFDFGGVLAEEGFFDGFRALSEAQNIDFTLLSETAVDLAREGGYAEGRIDEQEFWVRLRTQTGLEGTDAELRHELLSRFILRPWMFEYVDKLRAAGYKVAVLSDQTNWLEELDAKHGMLQHFDLVWNSYRTGRTKKEPALFDDFTLALGVAPERALFVDDHGGHIRRAEARGMKAIHYVGREDFERRINEICPL
- a CDS encoding metal-dependent hydrolase, whose translation is MDPITHIASGALAGRLLHSRFGTRLAYALCILAAWLPDIDNFVGLSPEDYLLHHRGITHSLVGISAQALILTALFWLLHKAFKPMKTFIVSLSLLALHLWLDVVTTYGTQLMAPFSKVRYDWGAVFIIDPFLTLTALGLFVWSLRSREHGRRIATLGLAFMLLYPVATHSVRGLVEDSMPQVLAENGIQAESITVSTDLLSPIFWKIIVEDGDRLRIGSVSAIPALHSSIEFAEFTKADPTLLSRLGQEASFFATWDWFAKWPTMKITLRPDGGRDVEFLDARFYSHGPIARRYMDISQVPFTLTAVLGTDETLTRFRYNHHGQVIAYAVTN
- a CDS encoding DMT family transporter; translation: MLWFSLAFLTALFSATEAAYLKRSFPDLNPFEAALLPSVYSIPLFATLLIFIEIPDLSPEFWPTFSLLLPINIAGVLLYFRGINLSPLSLTLPYLAFTPAFALVTGYFILGEVPNAWGASGVLFIVLGSYVLNLEAKQIGGWLAPFKAITAEPGTRAMLGAALVYAFSAVLGKKGIIESDPLFFGCTFFIAQGLIMLITLPLLGKARLSALRIAPAKGMILGILVFIHIICHCLAMSMVKAAYMIAIKRLNAVFGVLLGGLWLKETGMGAKLAGASMMFAGATVIGLLGK
- a CDS encoding efflux RND transporter periplasmic adaptor subunit, whose product is MHNGLKLLIIFLIIPLFAAGCTDKDAKGHAGTAPPPPLVKAITVTKADVPLDVEYAAQVDGSREVEVRAQVSGILLERTYREGSFVQEGDILFRIDPNTYHAALEQARGALQQQEANLELARLYRDRTLSIYKQGAVSTHERDDAEAKYEAALATVRTARGSVETAELNLGYTEVRAPISGITSRETRSEGSLITLDASGSLLTTVTRLDPVYVNFSVPGTEVLKRKRQLADGQISAPKDGPVVRLRLSDGNLYKQIGHINFMDRHEDPQTGAVRVRAEVPNPDGMILPGSFARAVMQGMTLKDAVVIPQRAVLFTKNATIVYILDETNVAQPRHVVIGETIGDGFQILSGLSGGERIISDGVIKVRPGVTVTVSKTEVAEAGQGSAQ